The Apium graveolens cultivar Ventura chromosome 11, ASM990537v1, whole genome shotgun sequence genome has a window encoding:
- the LOC141696298 gene encoding uncharacterized protein LOC141696298 translates to MMIGKFVLNIASFDESILDTEDNSSTHMELRKGMIFSSKEDLIHAVNQFHIASHQEYYVTRSSELNWYVACRLREDGCEWKLKARLRKALGKFQIMEISGPHTCMSTTITQDYNNLSSYDILETIKDQIMADLIIKEKVLMATAKSIFGYLPGRKKIRNSKQLVMNEVHGSWEGSYEELPYLMEALKSFNVGTKVHYFKDKTNELYHICLKQEVTFKRLFWAFNPCINGFEHCIPVNHIDGTHLYGPYPGVLLSVVAVDGFSHILSLAFVIVESENVSSWGWFMDRSRRFVAGRRHVICVISDRHAGIMAAMKQTGWCEPHDHHRFCIRHLATNFVNVHRTPGLKDRLVDLASQVQKKKFQYLWEKMLIIEPRAEEWFMDKPLMKWSSTHDGGNGLAS, encoded by the exons ATGATGATTGGTAAATTCGTACTTAATATTGCTTCTTTTGATGAGTCGATATTGGATACAGAAGATAATTCCTCAACTCATATGGAGTTGAGGAAGGGGATGATATTTAGTTCAAAAGAAGATTTGATTCATGCAGTGAATCAATTTCATATAGCTAGTCATCAAGAGTATTATGTTACTAGATCAAGTGAGTTGAATTGGTATGTGGCATGTAGGTTGAGAGAAGATGGTTGTGAATGGAAGTTAAAGGCTAGGCTTCGGAAGGCATTAGGTAAATTTCAAATTATGGAAATTTCCGGACCACACACATGTATGAGCACCACGATTACTCAAGACTACAATAACTTGTCCTCTTATGATATTTTGGAGACAATTAAGGATCAAATTATGGCCGATCTCATAATTAAAGAAAAAGTCTTAATGGCTACGGCAAAAAGCATTTTTGGTTATCTTCCGGGTAGAAAGAAAATTAGAAATTCGAAGCAACTTGTAATGAATGAAGTACATGGGTCTTGGGAAGGTTCATATGAAGAACTTCCATATTTGATGGAAGCATTGAAATCATTCAATGTCGGTACCAAA GTTCATTACTTTAAGGATAAAACTAATGAATTGTATCATATATGTTTGAAACAGGAAGTCACGTTCAAGAGACTGTTTTGGGCTTTCAATCCTTGTATTAATGGATTTGAGCATTGCATCCCCGTCAATCACATAGATGGAACTCACCTTTATGGTCCATATCCCGGTGTACTATTGAGTGTTGTGGCAGTGGATGGTTTCAGTCATATTCTTTCACTTGCTTTTGTTATTGTTGAATCTGAAAATGTTTCTAGTTGGGGGTGGTTCATGGATAGATCGAGAAGATTTGTTGCTGGTAGGAGACATGTGATTTGTGTCATTTCTGATAGACATGCTGGGATTATGGCTGCTATGAAACAGACGGGATGGTGCGAGCCCCATGATCATCATAGATTCTGCATTAGACACTTGGCTACTAATTTTGTTAATGTGCATAGGACACCGGGATTGAAGGATAGGTTAGTTGACTTGGCTTCTCAGgtgcaaaagaagaagtttcaaTATCTATGGGAGAAAATGTTGATAATTGAGCCTCGGGCGGAAGAATGGTTTATGGATAAACCATTAATGAAATGGTCTTCGACACATGATGGGGGAAACGGTTTGGCATCATGA
- the LOC141696299 gene encoding uncharacterized protein LOC141696299 codes for MTTNHAESWNNAILEARSLPISSLVRFVFMKTVEYFDERRVEIATQISRGQVFTQHAHKILSRSNKCATGHNVTVFDRDSMLFQVVTNIVGQKGGNRHTVRLQKGMCSCVKWQNYCIPCSHLVACCAYLNTSHERFVGDFYRLDNVSKVYDSVFEPIPSDPCWSSGVELPKLMHDKELEKKKGIRKSTRLKNAMDFQASRGKN; via the coding sequence ATGACCACTAACCATGCCGAAAGTTGGAACAATGCGATTCTTGAAGCTAGAAGCCTCCCTATTAGTTCATTGGTTAGATTCGTATTTATGAAGACCGTCGAGTATTTTGATGAAAGACGGGTTGAGATTGCAACCCAAATATCTAGAGGTCAAGTGTTCACACAACATGCACACAAAATATTGAGTCGGTCGAATAAATGTGCTACCGGGCATAATGTGACGGTATTTGATCGAGACTCGATGTTATTTCAAGTAGTTACTAATATAGTAGGCCAAAAAGGAGGAAATAGGCATACCGTCCGATTGCAAAAGGGAATGTGTTCTTGCGTAAAGTGGCAAAATTATTGCATCCCATGTTCTCATTTGGTTGCGTGTTGTGCTTATTTGAATACGAGTCACGAAAGGTTTGTGGGCGATTTTTATAGGTTGGACAACGTTTCAAAAGTTTATGACAGTGTTTTTGAACCAATACCAAGTGATCCTTGTTGGTCATCGGGTGTCGAGCTTCCAAAGTTGATGCATGATAAAGAACTTGAAAAGAAGAAGGGAATAAGAAAGTCCACACGACTTAAGAATGCCATGGATTTTCAAGCATCTCGTGGAAAGAATTGA
- the LOC141698086 gene encoding uncharacterized protein LOC141698086 isoform X4 produces MFHSIDALPTPCWHISNINGNELTISGKMDDFSPVDGFVEIAECLAEMMKYLANEPSVGLFYIQQHTQNTAPNLVDLKNNARGKSHELSLQTEDSDESVTMEPRRGLINYSSPRFQLGRTSSWGLRPWMRKADTPPQYSKSTNSYFTTVFKLAHEKADNLNLLEFDSSKLSQETGEKLPSYLNPALLDADATTSSTEIEVEELPVSCQIAEELHDESQTNANLTSGQVSFKSDTFDAFKTEREAKLEEWLKGTNNHVSGTGKIIANNLKTHSDGGEALTSK; encoded by the exons ATGTTTCACTCAATTGATGCTCTTCCAACACCCTGCTG GCATATCTCTAACATTAACGGAAATGAGTTAACAATCTCCGGCAAGATGGACGATTTCTCCCCAGTTGATGGCTTTGTAGAGATAGCCGAATGCTTGGCAGAAATGATGAAGTACCTCGCTAATGAACCCTCAGTTGGGCTTTTTTACATTCAGCAGCATACCCAGAATACTGCGCCTAATCTTGTTGATCTGAAGAACAATGCAAGGGGAAAGTCCCATGAGTTGAGTTTGCAAACAGAAGATTCGGATGAATCTGTCACCATG GAACCGAGAAGGGGGTTAATTAATTACTCAAGTCCACGGTTTCAATTAGGAAGAACAAGCTCTTGGGGTTTGCGGCCGTGGATGCGTAAAGCAGATACACCACCACAATATAGTAAAAGCACCAACAGTTATTTTACGACAGTGTTTAAGTTGGCCCATGAAAAAGCAGACAATCTAAATTTGCTTGAGTTTGATTCTAGCAAGTTAAGTCAAGAAACTGGTGAAAAGCTTCCATCCTATCTCAATCCAGCATTGTTAGATGCAGACGCCACAACCTCTTCAACTGAAATTGAAGTTGAGGAACTACCAGTATCATGTCAAATTGCCGAGGAGCTACATGATGAATCTCAAACCAATGCAAACTTGACAAGCGGTCAAGTATCATTCAAATCGGATACCTTTGATGCATTTAAAACTGAAAGAGAAGCAAAACTAGAAGAATGGTTGAAAGGGACCAACAATCATGTTTCTGGTACAGGAAAAATTATCGCAAATAACTTGAAGACGCACTCAGATGGTGGTGAGGCCTTGACTTCTAAATAA
- the LOC141698086 gene encoding uncharacterized protein LOC141698086 isoform X1, with amino-acid sequence MFHSIDALPTPCWHISNINGNELTISGKMDDFSPVDGFVEIAECLAEMMKYLANEPSVGLFYIQQHTQNTAPNLVDLKNNARGKSHELSLQTEDSDESVTMVRSIKECGFPIIDEMVNDITKSLAIMSTKEPRRGLINYSSPRFQLGRTSSWGLRPWMRKADTPPQYSKSTNSYFTTVFKLAHEKADNLNLLEFDSSKLSQETGEKLPSYLNPALLDADATTSSTEIEVEELPVSCQIAEELHDESQTNANLTSGQVSFKSDTFDAFKTEREAKLEEWLKGTNNHVSGTGKIIANNLKTHSDGGEALTSK; translated from the exons ATGTTTCACTCAATTGATGCTCTTCCAACACCCTGCTG GCATATCTCTAACATTAACGGAAATGAGTTAACAATCTCCGGCAAGATGGACGATTTCTCCCCAGTTGATGGCTTTGTAGAGATAGCCGAATGCTTGGCAGAAATGATGAAGTACCTCGCTAATGAACCCTCAGTTGGGCTTTTTTACATTCAGCAGCATACCCAGAATACTGCGCCTAATCTTGTTGATCTGAAGAACAATGCAAGGGGAAAGTCCCATGAGTTGAGTTTGCAAACAGAAGATTCGGATGAATCTGTCACCATGGTAAGATCAATAAAAGAATGTGGCTTTCCCATTATTGATGAGATGGTGAACGACATAACTAAATCTCTGGCTATAATGTCAACAAAGGAACCGAGAAGGGGGTTAATTAATTACTCAAGTCCACGGTTTCAATTAGGAAGAACAAGCTCTTGGGGTTTGCGGCCGTGGATGCGTAAAGCAGATACACCACCACAATATAGTAAAAGCACCAACAGTTATTTTACGACAGTGTTTAAGTTGGCCCATGAAAAAGCAGACAATCTAAATTTGCTTGAGTTTGATTCTAGCAAGTTAAGTCAAGAAACTGGTGAAAAGCTTCCATCCTATCTCAATCCAGCATTGTTAGATGCAGACGCCACAACCTCTTCAACTGAAATTGAAGTTGAGGAACTACCAGTATCATGTCAAATTGCCGAGGAGCTACATGATGAATCTCAAACCAATGCAAACTTGACAAGCGGTCAAGTATCATTCAAATCGGATACCTTTGATGCATTTAAAACTGAAAGAGAAGCAAAACTAGAAGAATGGTTGAAAGGGACCAACAATCATGTTTCTGGTACAGGAAAAATTATCGCAAATAACTTGAAGACGCACTCAGATGGTGGTGAGGCCTTGACTTCTAAATAA
- the LOC141698086 gene encoding uncharacterized protein LOC141698086 isoform X3, whose product MDDFSPVDGFVEIAECLAEMMKYLANEPSVGLFYIQQHTQNTAPNLVDLKNNARGKSHELSLQTEDSDESVTMVRSIKECGFPIIDEMVNDITKSLAIMSTKEPRRGLINYSSPRFQLGRTSSWGLRPWMRKADTPPQYSKSTNSYFTTVFKLAHEKADNLNLLEFDSSKLSQETGEKLPSYLNPALLDADATTSSTEIEVEELPVSCQIAEELHDESQTNANLTSGQVSFKSDTFDAFKTEREAKLEEWLKGTNNHVSGTGKIIANNLKTHSDGGEALTSK is encoded by the coding sequence ATGGACGATTTCTCCCCAGTTGATGGCTTTGTAGAGATAGCCGAATGCTTGGCAGAAATGATGAAGTACCTCGCTAATGAACCCTCAGTTGGGCTTTTTTACATTCAGCAGCATACCCAGAATACTGCGCCTAATCTTGTTGATCTGAAGAACAATGCAAGGGGAAAGTCCCATGAGTTGAGTTTGCAAACAGAAGATTCGGATGAATCTGTCACCATGGTAAGATCAATAAAAGAATGTGGCTTTCCCATTATTGATGAGATGGTGAACGACATAACTAAATCTCTGGCTATAATGTCAACAAAGGAACCGAGAAGGGGGTTAATTAATTACTCAAGTCCACGGTTTCAATTAGGAAGAACAAGCTCTTGGGGTTTGCGGCCGTGGATGCGTAAAGCAGATACACCACCACAATATAGTAAAAGCACCAACAGTTATTTTACGACAGTGTTTAAGTTGGCCCATGAAAAAGCAGACAATCTAAATTTGCTTGAGTTTGATTCTAGCAAGTTAAGTCAAGAAACTGGTGAAAAGCTTCCATCCTATCTCAATCCAGCATTGTTAGATGCAGACGCCACAACCTCTTCAACTGAAATTGAAGTTGAGGAACTACCAGTATCATGTCAAATTGCCGAGGAGCTACATGATGAATCTCAAACCAATGCAAACTTGACAAGCGGTCAAGTATCATTCAAATCGGATACCTTTGATGCATTTAAAACTGAAAGAGAAGCAAAACTAGAAGAATGGTTGAAAGGGACCAACAATCATGTTTCTGGTACAGGAAAAATTATCGCAAATAACTTGAAGACGCACTCAGATGGTGGTGAGGCCTTGACTTCTAAATAA
- the LOC141698086 gene encoding uncharacterized protein LOC141698086 isoform X2, with protein sequence MFKHISNINGNELTISGKMDDFSPVDGFVEIAECLAEMMKYLANEPSVGLFYIQQHTQNTAPNLVDLKNNARGKSHELSLQTEDSDESVTMVRSIKECGFPIIDEMVNDITKSLAIMSTKEPRRGLINYSSPRFQLGRTSSWGLRPWMRKADTPPQYSKSTNSYFTTVFKLAHEKADNLNLLEFDSSKLSQETGEKLPSYLNPALLDADATTSSTEIEVEELPVSCQIAEELHDESQTNANLTSGQVSFKSDTFDAFKTEREAKLEEWLKGTNNHVSGTGKIIANNLKTHSDGGEALTSK encoded by the exons ATGTTCAA GCATATCTCTAACATTAACGGAAATGAGTTAACAATCTCCGGCAAGATGGACGATTTCTCCCCAGTTGATGGCTTTGTAGAGATAGCCGAATGCTTGGCAGAAATGATGAAGTACCTCGCTAATGAACCCTCAGTTGGGCTTTTTTACATTCAGCAGCATACCCAGAATACTGCGCCTAATCTTGTTGATCTGAAGAACAATGCAAGGGGAAAGTCCCATGAGTTGAGTTTGCAAACAGAAGATTCGGATGAATCTGTCACCATGGTAAGATCAATAAAAGAATGTGGCTTTCCCATTATTGATGAGATGGTGAACGACATAACTAAATCTCTGGCTATAATGTCAACAAAGGAACCGAGAAGGGGGTTAATTAATTACTCAAGTCCACGGTTTCAATTAGGAAGAACAAGCTCTTGGGGTTTGCGGCCGTGGATGCGTAAAGCAGATACACCACCACAATATAGTAAAAGCACCAACAGTTATTTTACGACAGTGTTTAAGTTGGCCCATGAAAAAGCAGACAATCTAAATTTGCTTGAGTTTGATTCTAGCAAGTTAAGTCAAGAAACTGGTGAAAAGCTTCCATCCTATCTCAATCCAGCATTGTTAGATGCAGACGCCACAACCTCTTCAACTGAAATTGAAGTTGAGGAACTACCAGTATCATGTCAAATTGCCGAGGAGCTACATGATGAATCTCAAACCAATGCAAACTTGACAAGCGGTCAAGTATCATTCAAATCGGATACCTTTGATGCATTTAAAACTGAAAGAGAAGCAAAACTAGAAGAATGGTTGAAAGGGACCAACAATCATGTTTCTGGTACAGGAAAAATTATCGCAAATAACTTGAAGACGCACTCAGATGGTGGTGAGGCCTTGACTTCTAAATAA
- the LOC141696898 gene encoding serine carboxypeptidase-like, which translates to MYTPTNILSPYLSLPERVSHSVAYRYSKMKNHLSLISLLILLSLSTISTATTSKLPQFQAQKLIRELNLFPNELINIVDANHSAPPLLSHNTNRIVEKRVKFPSLVTNGDSVEELGHHAGYYQIQHSHAAKMFYFFFESRNSTNDPVVIWLTGGPGCSSELALFYENGPFTIANNLSLVWNEYGWDKVSNLLYVDQPVGTGFSYTSDKRDIRHTEDGVSNDLYDFLQAFFVEHPEFVENDFFITGESYAGHYIPAFAARVHQGNKAKEGIHVNLKGFAIGNGLTDPEFQYKAYPDYALDMGLITAAEHKRLNLVLVPVCEASIKLCGTNGTVACMASYVVCNLVFSSVLSHAGIGINYYDIRKKCVGSLCYDFSNMEKFLNQESVRDALGVGDIDFVSCSPTVYQAMLVDWMRNLEVGIPALLEDGVKMLVYAGEYDLICNWLGNSRWVQAMEWSGQKEFVASSEVSFEVDGSDAGLLKSHGPLSFLKVHDAGHMVPMDQPKAALEMLRRWTRGSLFEETSDSEDLVASI; encoded by the exons ATGTATACACCGACTAACATTCTCTCTCCCTATCTCTCGCTCCCAGAGAGAGTCTCACACAGTGTAGCATACCGTTACTCAAAAATGAAGAATcatctctctctcatctctctcctcATCCTACTTTCTCTCTCTACAATCTCTACCGCAACCACTTCAAAACTTCCCCAATTTCAAGCGCAGAAGCTGATAAGAGAACTCAATTTGTTCCCAAACGAGTTAATTAACATCGTAGATGCTAATCACTCAGCTCCTCCTCTACTGAGTCACAACACTAATCGAATCGTCGAGAAGCGAGTTAAGTTCCCGAGTTTAGTAACAAACGGTGATTCTGTTGAAGAGTTAGGTCATCATGCTGGTTATTATCAGATTCAACACTCACACGCTGCTAA GATGTTCTACTTCTTCTTTGAATCACGCAACAGCACAAATGACCCTGTTGTTATTTGGCTGACTGGAGGACCAGGGTGTAGCAGTGAGTTGGCTCTCTTTTACGAAAATGGACCTTTCACTATCGCAAACAACCTATCTCTTGTATGGAATGAGTATGGCTGGGACAAG GTGTCAAACCTACTCTATGTTGACCAGCCTGTTGGGACTGGATTCAGTTATACCTCTGACAAACGTGACATACGCCACACTGAAGATGGCGTTAGCAATGACTTATATGATTTCTTACAG gCTTTTTTTGTGGAGCATCCTGAGTTTGTTGAAAATGACTTTTTCATTACTGGAGAATCATATGCTGGACATTATATTCCTGCCTTTGCTGCCCGTGTCCACCAAGGAAACAAAGCCAAAGAAGGAATTCATGTAAATCTGAAG GGATTTGCAATTGGTAACGGGCTTACAGATCCAGAATTTCAGTATAAAGCTTACCCGGATTATGCACTGGACATGGGCCTCATCACAGCTGCAGAGCATAAGCGTCTAAATCTGGTGCTTGTTCCAGTTTGTGAAGCATCAATAAAGCTTTGTG GTACTAATGGAACAGTAGCTTGTATGGCTTCGTATGTTGTCTGCAATCTTGTGTTCAGTTCTGTCTTGTCGCATGCTGGCATTGGTATCAAT TACTATGATATCAGAAAGAAGTGTGTGGGAAGCCTTTGCTATGACTTCTCAAACATGGAGAAATTCTTGAACCAAGAATCTGTTAGGGATGCTCTTGGAGTTGGGGACATAGATTTTGTTTCCTGTAGTCCTACTGTGTATCAGGCCATGCTTGTGGACTGGATGAGGAATCTTGAAGTTGGAATTCCTGCTCTTCTGGAGGATGGAGTGAAGATGCTTGTATATGCTGGAGAGTATGACCTTATCTGCAATTGGCTTG GTAATTCAAGATGGGTTCAAGCAATGGAATGGAGTGGGCAAAAAGAGTTTGTAGCATCTTCTGAAGTTTCTTTTGAAGTTGATGGTTCTGATGCTGGATTACTCAAAAGCCATGGGCCTCTCAGTTTTCTGAAG GTGCATGATGCAGGTCACATGGTACCCATGGATCAGCCCAAGGCTGCACTTGAAATGTTGAGGAGGTGGACTCGGGGCTCACTTTTTGAGGAAACAAGTGATTCAGAAGATTTGGTCGCTTCAATCTGA